The window ACCCTCCGAAGAGTACGATGATTACATCATGTACCTTAAAAAGAGGATTAGGCAGCTTGAGCTCCAGGTAAGAACCCTTGAGGCAGATAAGGAAAGGCTCGAGAGAGAGCTCTCACGGTTGAGGATGGAGATGTCAAGACTCAGGCAACCACCGGCTTTCGCTGGAACACTGATAGAGCTTCTCGACGAGGACAGAGCGATAGTCCAGAACTACAACGGCCCGCGCTTTGTCGTCAGGATAGCTCCCTGGATCGAAAGGGAGAACTTGAAGCCCGGCGCGAGGGTTGCCCTTGACCAGAGGACAATGGCCATCGTTGAGCTCCTTCCAAGCGAAAAGGATCCAAGTGTCCTTGGCTTCGAGGTCATTGAGAGGCCGACAGTAAGTTACAATGACATAGGCGGTCTGGACAAACAGCTCCAGGAGCTGAGGGAGGCAATAGAACTCCCGCTCAAGCACCCCGAGCTCTTCGAGAAGGTCGGCATAGAGCCCCCCAAGGGTGTTCTCCTCTACGGCCCACCCGGTTGTGGAAAGACCCTCATGGCAAAGGCCCTAGCCCATGAGGTTAACGCAACATTCATCCGCGTCGTTGGAAGCGAACTCGTGAGAAAGTTCATCGGTGAGGGCGCTCGTTTAGTCCACGAACTCTTCGAGCTGGCAAAGGAGAAGGCACCTGCTATCATATTCATTGATGAGATTGACGCCATTGGAGCAAAGAGAATGGACGAGACAACTGGTGGTGAGAGGGAGGTCAACAGAACCCTTATGCAGCTTCTAGCGGAGATGGACGGCTTCGACCCAAGCGGCAATGTCAAGATCATCGCCGCCACCAACAGGCCGGACATCCTCGATCCAGCACTCCTCAGGCCGGGGAGGTTCGACAGGCTCATAGAAGTTCCACTGCCCAACTTCAAGAGCAGGCTCGAGATACTCAAGATCCACACTAAGAGGATGAACCTCAAGGGCGTCGACCTGAGAATAATAGCAGAAATGACTGAGGGAGCGAGCGGTGCAGATCTGAAGGCCATAACCATGGAGGCTGGAATGTTTGCCATAAGGGACAGACGTGAGTACGTGACACAGGAAGACTTCCTCAAAGCTATTGAGAAAGTTCTTGGCTCGGAGCAGAGGCTCTCCCAGCAGATAGCCATGCACGAGGTCATGTACGGCTGAGATCTTCCTTTTCTTCCAGCTTTTCTTCAACTTTGATTATTGCCCAGGCGAGGAGATACATCACAGGAATTGATAAGAAAGCCATCTTGTAGCCAAAGCCATCTATCAGAAGGCCAAGGAAGTAAGGGCCTATCGTTGCCCCGAAGAATCCAACCATATTAACGAAGCCCATGACTGAGCCGAGGTTTTCCCCACTGGCCTTCTCCGAAGTATAAGCTGTGACTATGGCTCCCACGGAGTAAAAGGTGAGACCAAGAGGTACGATGACCAAGGGCGATGCCGTAACTGTTAAAACAAAGGTCAACAAGGCGTTGAGTCCAAATACAACCGTGATGCTCTTCCTTCCGATTCTATCGTAAAGTCCTCCCCCAAAGAGAGAACCCGCTATGCCTATGACAGATAGGAGCGAAAAAAGCAGGGAGGCCATCTCAATGGAAACGCCGG of the Thermococcus onnurineus NA1 genome contains:
- a CDS encoding proteasome-activating nucleotidase, whose translation is MSIEDVGIKPSEEYDDYIMYLKKRIRQLELQVRTLEADKERLERELSRLRMEMSRLRQPPAFAGTLIELLDEDRAIVQNYNGPRFVVRIAPWIERENLKPGARVALDQRTMAIVELLPSEKDPSVLGFEVIERPTVSYNDIGGLDKQLQELREAIELPLKHPELFEKVGIEPPKGVLLYGPPGCGKTLMAKALAHEVNATFIRVVGSELVRKFIGEGARLVHELFELAKEKAPAIIFIDEIDAIGAKRMDETTGGEREVNRTLMQLLAEMDGFDPSGNVKIIAATNRPDILDPALLRPGRFDRLIEVPLPNFKSRLEILKIHTKRMNLKGVDLRIIAEMTEGASGADLKAITMEAGMFAIRDRREYVTQEDFLKAIEKVLGSEQRLSQQIAMHEVMYG